In Euphorbia lathyris chromosome 2, ddEupLath1.1, whole genome shotgun sequence, the sequence AGaactcggctcggctcgattacggCCCTAACTGCAAATCACATTCATTTccttttttactttgccaatatatattcattttttaataattaatattaatggaTGGCtccgtgctatttttataaaatctAAACATTTCCGAGATATAAACAGACGTTAGCACCCTTGGATGAGGCCAGTTCtaaattcattttttcttaTCGAAACTCGACCCATTGAACGCAGATCTGAACTGAACAAGTTTAGCTGTTGCCTAGATTCGTGTTAAATCcaccttaattaattaattaaattatttatccttatatatataattataattgaatGAAGGTACCCAAGAGGAGGCAGCTCGGGCATATGACATAGCAGCAATAGAGTATAGAGGGATAAATGCTGTAACCAACTTTGATTTGAGCACTTACATCAGATGGCTCagaccaccaccaccaccaccaacTGATCCTGACCCTGACCCTCATTTTCCTCCTTCAAATTCAAAATCACTGCATGATCCAATCATTTTAAATCTAGACTCCACCACTCCCTCCACCGTTGACCCTAATTTCAACCAATTTCACTCAATCTCACCTGCTTTCACCaataattcttcttcttcttcttcaacaacAGCACTTAGCCTTCTGCTCAAGTCCTCCATGTTTAAACAGCTTGTGGAAAACAACTTCAACCAAGAAAATGACACTAAAGAAAAGCAAGTTCAAGAGACTAATTTCACACTCACTCCTTACATTTATCCTTCAACTACTTCTTTTCACTTTGGGACTTAACATCCAGTCCAGGCATGGCAGTGCTAGAAAAAGAATTCATCTTCTTTGTTTTTACATAGAATAAAAGGAATTATGTTTTCTTTCAATCACTTCtccatttataataaaataaacagACCGGACTGGGTCGGATCTTATCAAGGATGATCCACCCGAATTATTCAACACCTTCTACTCAATCTTGATAGATTCACATGCTTGTCTTAAAGACCTTTATGTTACTCGTGTATGCTTGTTCAATTTTACAGTACAAATATGATAAttatattttcttcaatatttaTCGGCAGAAGCAGGGACACCTGCCAAAAGCAAAAGAGACCCAAAACTAACATTTTTATTAAATCTCAAAATATGCAAGGGACAGTCAAGGAAAGAGGGACCCAAAAgtaaatttcatttttatgaAAAAGATACAAAGATATTACTTTTAAAGCATATCATACACTTagtaaaataaaatgtttttttcatattaaatttgttgtttttattaaatctattgttaagtgtaataaaaaaatatcatttttcaAGCAATTTTTCTTTTACTAGCCTACTTTgctttttatttgtatttatttattaaagttcTCATTTGCTACACACCCGAAATCTCAAGATAAGCCTTGGGCAGAAGATTGACAATCATGATCAGAGAAGAAAAAGTCGCAACTAAATATTTTGATATCTACAACTAATCAAAAGTGGCAAGTCCACCAAGCACATTTACATTTGAAACTTAAAATCTGAACATGGACCATTTAATGAGAGATATTTGAACCTAACCTATAGAAACTACCATAAAAGAATTTTCCAGGAATGGATTGTTGATAGCGTTCTCGAGACTTTCCCTTGTGCTCGAGACTTCCCTTATTTGTACATTTAATGTATACTACATAACAACTCAACGAGCGTGTTGCAATATGAAGGCGGCTAGGTAACCATCTCACTCAGATTGTTGCATCAGCACTTTGCTGAACTAtacctgcaaatattatgtcattTAAAACATGGAACATAGTATATTGACATTATAATCGACAATAACTAACCATATAATATTTCAAAGGACAACTAATATACGCAGCAAGGAAGTCCACAGTGAAGCATTTAGAAAGAAGcgtctcaaaaaaaaaaaaaaaagataaaaaaaaaatgacaagaCAAGACAAGTGCCGAAGTGCGCTCTAAATGATGCACTAAGAGGCCACCTTTCAGAAGGAATAAGAAATTCAATGCACACCAGAAACATTCACTTCATCAGATCAGAAAGCAAAGCATGAGGGGGAATAAGTATATGGCAGGGGCTTTTATTTCGATGAGACAGAGGAAGATAATTGAACACTAcgttaaattaaattaaataaggaaCACTCAACCCTTCATATGAAATAGAATCAATATTGCCATGGACAGGACCTGACAAAAACTAACAGTAACTTATTGTCAAAAAATATGCAATCAAACTGCACATCTATTCTACCACTTCCATCTAGACAAGTTAGTTTTCAAACCTGAGCAGAGTTCTAGGTTGGTTAATTTGTGGAGTACATGGCGAGTCCGCCACCTTATTAATTCCATCTTGCAATATAATATCGGAGGTTGTTGTTGGTTCACCGTTGGTTGGAAACAAATTGTCAAAATCCTTGAGACCCTGCTAACAAAGAAATATTCAGGCTCAAGTCCACCAATAATAACAATGGCACCACACTTCTTGCAATCTAAGCATCAAGAATATAGACTGATTAAAAACGATGCCACAAGTTGGGTATCAATTTCAATGAACCAAGATGGCAATCAATGTGGGTTTGGGTGTGGGTAAGAGATAGCAAGATTAGAGAATACATACCGTCAACTTTGGAAGTGCACTACGAGTTCTCCCAGAAATTTTAAGCTCATCCTGCAAGAAAAAATTTGAACACTTTGGTATCGACATTCAAAATCCAAAAATATAActagccttcaacaaaaagagGTGACTAGAGAAGAAACATGAAGCAACGAAAACTAAATCCTCCCGGAATTCAACACAGGAAAACAGAACGAGAGATATACCAGCATGCAAAACCAGAGGCAGTAAAGTTAAATCTGCTAAGGAAGAACTAAAAAGTTCCTTGTGTATACTATTTGATAAGGATCATAAAAGAGAAGGTATCTCATGAGATTGTATTGTAGGTATTTAAGGGAAGGCTTAAACTGAAAATTTATCCTTTCCCTTACTTCCTTCTCTACTTAGGCAGAATTGAATTTGGAAAAGCCCAGCCCCCGGTGCTAACACAAGCGTTCATCCAATAAAGGAGTTACcatcttcctttttcttctcaGAATGATTCAAATTCAAGTGCAAAAACTACTCAATTAAAAAGATTTTGAACAGCCAAAAACATGAAATaataacttttccaacctccaGAGTTTTGGGCAATTTCATATTCTTGCCTCCAACAAAATTGCACAGGTACAACACACCCATATTTGCAAGATCCTGCAAGAATGGTTGAATCAGTTAACTAACATACAAACAGGAAATCAAATTATTACAGCTCCAATTACAAATGCAGTTTCAAGAAATGGACACCACGTGCTATTTCTTTTAACAACCACGCAGATAAAATAAAACTGATTACACATACTTTACAACACTGATTTGTTTAGAGAAAATGCTTGACCATCTTAAGAACTTTTCACAATATAATTCTACTCAAATTCCAACCTAGGAATACACCCTCAAGAAAGGAGAGTTCCAATGCTCACTATCTGGCATATGCAGACTTAGTTATTACAGCAAATTGGAAATTTTATAGCATGAGAAAACTTGTTGATCACTTGAGTAAAACTGCCCCAGTTAATATACTGAATAAATAGTTAATTGCATCAAAACGATTTATATATGAGACTctataaacaacaacaacaacaacaaagccttagtcctgaaatgattcggggtgAGCTAACTTGAACCATCATACGAGAACCACTCAACCCATtcccaaattatatatatatatatatatatatataagcagaaggaataaaataaacaaagcAGGCCTGTCCGAACTAAGCCAACACATATGTTTCTAATACCAGAATAATTTGGGCAAATACAAGCCTGGAAAAAGAAGTAATAGGGAAAACATAATCCTTCCTATTAAGTTCAATAGGGCTTTGTTTTACCTGCTTCTCCTCCAATGAACCTATCTTTCCATCCTGCAATACGAAGAAAGCTACAAATTACAACAAGttgaacaaaatgaaaataGAAGAAACCAGATTACAAGAATGGAAAGAGTATCACCAGAAAACCCCTATTTTTGgtaagaaaaagcaaaacaaaataaaaatgaaaacctTTATAGAGGACTAGTTAATGGTCTCCCAAATTCATTCAATATACATAGAATATAAAGTGGAAACCTTCAATAAAAAGaattcattttgtccaaaaaagaCATGAAGAGGGGATAAATTACATTACAGACATTTAAACAATAATCAACAGTAGAAAGCCAAGAAGATCCCCATCAGTTCCTACTAATTTGGACGAATATCATGAAATCATGCTTACCAAACCAGAAACTAAACATTGCAACTGCCAAAGCTCAGAGCCTATTTGTGATAGATTTTCTGAAGCAGCATTAACCTGTCTCAAAAGATTATAGAACATTAGAATGATAGCACAAATTAATATTCCAATTACCTAGTATCTATAATCTACTATTACGCTTTATGCGCATAGAAACAGAGAACGATATAAAATTTGGCATTCCTCTACTTTAATTGTACTGTAATTACATTGAAACtggtataataataataataaattttgtttaactTCACAAACAATTTGTTCAAGTGCAAAAGTTTCTTCCTCCAATATCAACCTTCATCAAATCTAATCCATTATTTTAAAATCTATAGCAATCAAAATTTTCCATTTATGCTCCACAGTCTTATTTTCAGTGATCTTTCAGCATTATATGAACTACAAAAACTGACTATTGCACATTTTTAGTGACATTAAGTACTACTATCACTTCAACCATAGTTGAGGCATTTATATTGGTTTTGATATATGGTCTAAATATCATTTGATAGATATACATGTTGTTATCTTACATCATTTTGAATAGCCTTTGAGATCTCCTTTTGACTGTCCATTTTATCATCCAAAAGCTGTATGCGTTGTGTCAAATGCACCTTTGCAGCCTGGCCAGAAAATAAAGAGAGATAAATGAAATAAGTAATCAGATGCCAAACTAGTGCATATAACATTTATGAAAATGATACCTAAATATGTATTTTCAGTGATGAATATATAAACATCGAATTAATTGACAAGGGAGCATAACAGTTTCTGTTTCAAATCGGATTGTTACAAATTTTATCTTTACTCTGGATTTGTATTTGGATAATCTGTTGCATCTTATCTTATTTCCTttttgtatataaatcacttacACAATTAAATTATATGCAGGCATCATTCCAAGCATTTTTAATAACATCTACGTATCCAATGTGCTAATTTATCATATTACGGATCAATAAAAATCAAGAGACAATTGAAGAACCAGGCTGAGCAGTATTGCTGAATAAAATTGCAGAACTAACAGTTCTCATTTTATTCTTCTGATAACAAAATTTATACAAAGGATACTTATAaacttctctttctttttataaGTTGGTTCATCAAATTAATACACATATGTGAGTGAGAGAAAGGCTTAAAGAGACATACAGATAGCGCCTCAGATACTTGCTCCAGATGTTTCGTCAGGTTTGAAACAGCATTTGCCATGCTCTTCTTTGTCACATACATAAGATCCGAGAAATTTAGGCCCTGGTTATCGGAAGTGAAAGATAAAGATTCAGTCGCCTCAAAGCAGCTAACTTGATCTTATATGTAAAAGAAACTAGAACAAAAAATAATGATCCATGCTCTTAATCCAAAAGTTCATCTAAGAGAAAATATTTTGAACATTAGGCAAAGAAAGACTAATGCTGGTATTTTAGATACCTTCCACCACATGTAACCATAACCCAATGCCCCGACAGCAGCAGCTGGGACTATGAGATTGCTCAAGTTTCCTAAACCAGGTAAAAGGATTAAATTGAATTCAGCATATATAACAGAAAAAGaataattaaatatttcttAGTAGTGCTTACCCATTTGACCAGAACCCCCATTGAGAACAGTTATTTGTCGTGCAGAGGCCAGTTGCCGAACCTCCATAGCCAAACGCTTCACCTGCAAGAAATTTCAAAGCAGCTAAGCACCTCAAAGATATAGCAAAACCAGGCAAAGCATTCACTTGTTTAACCGCAAACACAGTTACCTGTTGGGCAATGACATCACTGTAGTCAGAATCATCTGGATGTTCCCCAGATTTTTCCAATCCCCTCACCAGCGCCtgaaaaaagaagaaacaaaCTTCAGACTATTTCCTATGTTCGGTTCAAGGAAGTATAGAAAAATTCACACCAGAAATTAAGCATAGCAatcatgaagaagaagaaagaaaaagtaaatcatcacTCATTAGACCATTTAAACCACCATTCGCAATTTCTTGGAAACAATGATCAACATCGAAAAGAACAcctaattttattttagttatatAAAAAAGACCCAATCTagctaaaaaaattgaaattccaAAAACCGACGAATCGAATAACAAGTACCGAACAAACTAACTAAATAAAGCAACCACCGAAGTACCTGAAGTTCACCGATCACATCAGACAATTTGCCATTGTTAAACAAGATCGTACCAGTGTATCCTGCTAAGGATCCCCAAATAAAAGAAGTCAGGTTAGAAAAGCGAGCTAAGTTTAAAAACAGAAATTATATGATGGATGATGAGCGATTGTACCTGCACCGGCCAAGATCAGGATCTTAGAAACGCCCATTCCGGTTTGCATAGCCATGGCTGCAGGTGAAATCAGGAAGAAGAAACCTAGATAATGGGTTGGAGACGGGACGGGGGAAGAACAGATAGAGCTGATCGTTTGAACACAGTGTGAGAGAGAAGTATGTATATGTTGGTCTCGACCTATTGGGCCACTGGATCATATGGGCTGCGTTCTATCCGACCTACACCAAGTCCTTCAAAACGATGCCGTTTTTAGTCCACACAGTTGGTTGTCACCTGAAGGCAATGCTTAGTACGTGACAAACCAAGCAAATGCGAAAACGTCGCTCACCCAAAGAGTAATGTCACAATTATgctcaaaaagaaaataaatactgcttgaaaataaaaatattgatgcAGGACATTTGCTTACTTTATTTTCTCCTCGgttcatattaaaaatgaaagtTTTTGGTATTGGATTATGGAACTATTgtttggccctgtttggtaaacagcgttttgggataaaaagagcagttttgaccaactttagcggtttgaccactgaaatcgctgattggagtgtttggtggagaaaggtttggtggagagaggtttgggagagagttttgggatgaaaacgctaatttagaaaaagctccttttaggagctttttcaattagcattttgtaatattaaaattaatggacttctttaaccctaattattttatgtatatttttatgtattaaaaaaaatgcccttattcgtccgctattatcaatcagctaatttttaccaaacagatcTACataaacagctagtcaaatcagctaacagctaacagctaattcccaaatgGAGCCTTTGtcttttatatatgaaaattaggttttttttataaaaacagacaatttttatttttccaacAGTAAACAGTAATAGCAAGCAATAGGTAAACCAAACGGGCccataatacaaaaaaaaaaaaaccctaagcCCATGCTTATAGTGACTTGCTAGTAAAGTTGTAAAAAACATTAGTCGGTACTCGAAAATAAACCAGGAATTAATCGGTTTGTACTTTTGTATATTCTTAtttgttaataaataaattaattatataaatgtacttaaaatatatattatactatctaaatataataagataaaatgatttaatatagGAAAAACATGTATTTTTGTACATATCTTTTAAgtgaaaacaataatatttCTACAACCATAtgattgaaacaactcaaataaataaataaataaaaacaatgtCTATAAGTAGTATAATtcacaaaaaattatgaaaCAATAAGTTTAAACTCTTACACCATATAATACTTGAAGGATaaatatcacatattctatacGGGTTATCGAATAACCTCTAATGTGATTTGCAGCGGAAGTACGGATCACCATAATCTTCATATTATCGGTTACGTTTCAACTACACTGAGGTTAATCGGGAGAGGAAACGACTAATCCACGAACTAAGAGTAATTGTATTTATGACAGAGACATAGATGTGGGCGTAATAGGGAGGAGCAAGAGAGACAGTCTTTCGTTGTCTTTTCTACATGTCTCTATCTTAGGGTTAGACAATTAATTGTCTATTTATATGGAGAGGTTAGGGCAAACCCTAACCTCTTTTTCTCTCTATTGGGTTAGACTCATTCTATCTACAGGCAAGCCATTTATTCGGTCCAAAATCTAATAAATCTGACATCTCTTACTCACACAGCAATGGAACGTAATCCAAGTTCTTTCTCAATCTCATTTCATACTTTGTAAATAGTTCGTGCATCCAGCATACAGTTGAGAGCACCAGTGTTATATAGTCGTTGGAGATATATAACCTTTTGATTTGAATATGTATAATGACGGGTGGTACGCCTTATCTCAAAATCCACCACACAACCATATGTAAAACTTTGATCTCAATtacaattttctattttctcaaaTACGCACATATGCATAAGTGTCTGAACAATGATAAACAAAAACATTTGGATGTGATCAAATAAAATTCTTCCCCTCTTACTATGTTCTTTCCATCATGATCCAATCAGCTTAAATGTGCGGGTTCTTTTACGGTTCGTATTATCTTATG encodes:
- the LOC136219558 gene encoding uncharacterized protein isoform X1 — encoded protein: MAMQTGMGVSKILILAGAAGYTGTILFNNGKLSDVIGELQALVRGLEKSGEHPDDSDYSDVIAQQVKRLAMEVRQLASARQITVLNGGSGQMGNLSNLIVPAAAVGALGYGYMWWKGLNFSDLMYVTKKSMANAVSNLTKHLEQVSEALSAAKVHLTQRIQLLDDKMDSQKEISKAIQNDVNAASENLSQIGSELWQLQCLVSGLDGKIGSLEEKQDLANMGVLYLCNFVGGKNMKLPKTLEDELKISGRTRSALPKLTGLKDFDNLFPTNGEPTTTSDIILQDGINKVADSPCTPQINQPRTLLRYSSAKC
- the LOC136219558 gene encoding uncharacterized protein isoform X2, which codes for MAMQTGMGVSKILILAGAGYTGTILFNNGKLSDVIGELQALVRGLEKSGEHPDDSDYSDVIAQQVKRLAMEVRQLASARQITVLNGGSGQMGNLSNLIVPAAAVGALGYGYMWWKGLNFSDLMYVTKKSMANAVSNLTKHLEQVSEALSAAKVHLTQRIQLLDDKMDSQKEISKAIQNDVNAASENLSQIGSELWQLQCLVSGLDGKIGSLEEKQDLANMGVLYLCNFVGGKNMKLPKTLEDELKISGRTRSALPKLTGLKDFDNLFPTNGEPTTTSDIILQDGINKVADSPCTPQINQPRTLLRYSSAKC